In Ferrimicrobium acidiphilum DSM 19497, the DNA window TAGATCTTCTGGTTGAGTTCGGCGTTCGCCAGCTTGACCACCGAACCTTCAGGACCCGGATTACCCTGTTGACGCTGGGCGGCAGCTCGTAGCGAGGTGAGTCTCAGTGCCTCGGATCCGCACCAAAGCTGCATGAGCTGATCGAGTGAATCGACTGGGCTACCCCTCATGCCAAAGGTGTGCAGCGCTTCCGCAATGGCTCCGCCGCTACGAGGGAGAACCAATCCACCAATCGAGGCACGTTCGTTCATAAGCGTAGTGATGGCAACCGACCACCCATTTCCAACCTCACCCAGTCGCATGCTATCGGATATATGAACCTCGGTTAGGTAAACCTCGTTGAACTCGGCTTCGCCGGTAATCTGACGCAAAGGCCGCACCTCGACTCCTGCTGCTTGCATGTCGAGTACGAAATAGGTCAGCCCTCTGTGCTTGGGCGCATCAGGATCGCTGCGCGCCACCAACATCCCCCAACGAGCGACATGAGCAAGGGTGGTCCACACCTTCTGCCCACTCACAATCCACTCGTCACCGTCCCTGACTGCACGCGTTGCAAGTGAAGCGACGTCCGATCCAGCACCAGGTTCAGAGAACAGTTGACACCAGATCTCTTCACCCGTGAAGAGCGGGCGCAAAAGACGGCGCTGGAGCTCCAACGATCCATAGGTCATGACCGTTGGCGCACCCATACCCACACCAATCGGATTACTAGCGAAGGCGGCCGGCACGTTCGCGTCCGCCAGTATCTCGTCGACAATACCTTGAAGAGCTGGGCTCGCCCCACGGCCACCTAAGCCCGTTGGGTGATGCACAAACGCGAGTCCCCGGTCGTACTGCTCGCCGCGAAAGGAGATCCCTCCAACCTCCTGGAAGTCAACCTCGTCTAAAAGGCTTATCGTGGCTGACCTTATCTCTTGTTCGCTGATCGTCATCTGCCCCTCCTCGGCTTCAGCCTAGCAAACAGTTGGTGGTATCACAGAGCACGACCCACTGCCTTACATGCGTCTGCTTAGCGCAAGCGTGAGGCGATGTCACTTCGAAGTTCCCTAATTTGTCCAACCCAATGCGATGCCAGCGCGTGGTAGTCACTCCCATGCTCCATCAGGTG includes these proteins:
- a CDS encoding acyl-CoA dehydrogenase family protein; translated protein: MTISEQEIRSATISLLDEVDFQEVGGISFRGEQYDRGLAFVHHPTGLGGRGASPALQGIVDEILADANVPAAFASNPIGVGMGAPTVMTYGSLELQRRLLRPLFTGEEIWCQLFSEPGAGSDVASLATRAVRDGDEWIVSGQKVWTTLAHVARWGMLVARSDPDAPKHRGLTYFVLDMQAAGVEVRPLRQITGEAEFNEVYLTEVHISDSMRLGEVGNGWSVAITTLMNERASIGGLVLPRSGGAIAEALHTFGMRGSPVDSLDQLMQLWCGSEALRLTSLRAAAQRQQGNPGPEGSVVKLANAELNQKIYEFCVDTQQEDSLFYPDYTMRRPEFAGVHGDTSQRTATQAFLRSRANTIEGGTSEVMRNILGERVLGLAGEPRSDKELPWSQIPKG